The sequence AATTGTCTGGCATATTGGAAGATAcatggtaaacaaacaaacaaattaaaatttatgctccccattttctttttatcttagctttggaagggaaagggttttttttttctcttgctgCCTGAGAACAAATTGGTTGGCATGAATGTGTGTTACACACatcaagaaaagaaaatatattcaCTTGCTTTCCAGAAGTGTAGCTGTATTGGTTTgttgtattaaaataaataatcaaatccagtggggcttgcttctaaaTAGACCTGCATAGGATTGGGAATTTGATTGTACTGAAAAGTTGCACATGATTTCaggtagaggtgtgtgtgtgttaaagctgAAAGCTGAGCCATTTGAAAGGTGCCTTGAATAGCAAATGCCTTCCTACCCTGTAGCTTAAACATTTGCTTCTTCGTTATTAAACAGGAGATATTGTTGAATTCCATGGTCCAGAAGGAACAGGAAAAACAGAAATGCTCTATCATCTTATTGCCCGCTGCATTCTTCCAAAATCTGGTGGTGGCTTGGATGTTGGTGTGCTTTTTATCGATACAGACTTCCATTTTGACCTGTTGCGTTTAGTGACTATTCTGGAGCACAGATTGCCCCAAGGCACAGAAGAGATGATAAAGCAGTGTCTGGGGAGGTTTTTCCTTGTTaattgcagcagcagccctcAGCTGCTGCTTACTCTTTTCTCTTTGGAAAACATGTTTTGCTCTACCCTTCCCTGTGCCTCTTGATTATTGACAGTATATCAGCCTTTTATTGGATTGACAGAGTCAATGGAGGCGAGAACCTTAGCCAGCAGGAAGCAAACCTAAAGAGATGTGCGCAGTTCCTGGGGAAGCTTGTAAGAGAGCACCACTTAGTTTTGTTTGCAACGACTCAAACAATCATGCAGAAATCATTGAACACATCTGAAAGCTCAGGAAAACACCACAGTGATGCAGATATGGACTACCGGCCTTACCTCTGTCAGTCGTGGCAACGGCTGATAACTCATCGAATCTTTTTCTCCAAACAGTGCCATTCAGGCAGCACAAAAGGATTTTCAATTACTGCTTGCCATGTAAGAAATAACAGTGTTGTAAAACG is a genomic window of Lacerta agilis isolate rLacAgi1 chromosome 12, rLacAgi1.pri, whole genome shotgun sequence containing:
- the XRCC2 gene encoding LOW QUALITY PROTEIN: DNA repair protein XRCC2 (The sequence of the model RefSeq protein was modified relative to this genomic sequence to represent the inferred CDS: inserted 1 base in 1 codon), producing the protein MTDGLGKAESGAQLLARLEGRSTLKTLEPYLFADEGYPIHGDIVEFHGPEGTGKTEMLYHLIARCILPKSGGGLDVGVLFIDTDFHFDLLRLVTILEHRLPQGTEEMIKQCLGRFFLVNCSSSPQLLLTLFSLENMFCSXPSLCLLIIDSISAFYWIDRVNGGENLSQQEANLKRCAQFLGKLVREHHLVLFATTQTIMQKSLNTSESSGKHHSDADMDYRPYLCQSWQRLITHRIFFSKQCHSGSTKGFSITACHVRNNSVVKRPFSITECGIQF